A region from the Leptolyngbya iicbica LK genome encodes:
- a CDS encoding DUF4278 domain-containing protein, whose protein sequence is MKLSFLGQSYEASNPAIAATDTGETLTFRGKSYSQKQFNVALRQPTEELTYRGVRYHR, encoded by the coding sequence ATGAAACTTTCCTTCCTCGGCCAATCCTATGAAGCTTCCAACCCCGCGATCGCGGCTACCGACACAGGCGAAACCCTGACCTTCCGGGGTAAGTCTTACAGCCAAAAGCAATTCAATGTTGCCCTGCGTCAACCCACCGAAGAACTGACCTATCGTGGCGTTCGCTATCACCGCTAA
- a CDS encoding nitrile hydratase accessory protein — translation MQPIPDLDSTTSRPVTLSQTAEPVFKAPWEATAFAIVNQLATLEHCTWPEWTEYLAAAIATTEQENPGAMTYYEQWVMACEKLLADKGLLDEQAIEQKIHELVAEQQTEHRH, via the coding sequence ATGCAACCAATCCCAGATCTTGATTCCACCACCTCCCGTCCGGTCACGCTCAGCCAGACAGCGGAGCCTGTATTTAAGGCACCGTGGGAAGCTACGGCTTTCGCCATCGTGAATCAGCTAGCGACGCTGGAGCACTGCACCTGGCCAGAATGGACGGAATATCTGGCAGCGGCGATCGCCACTACAGAACAAGAAAATCCTGGCGCAATGACTTATTACGAACAGTGGGTGATGGCTTGTGAAAAATTACTGGCCGATAAAGGACTGCTGGACGAGCAGGCGATCGAGCAAAAAATTCACGAGTTAGTCGCAGAACAACAAACAGAGCATCGTCATTAA
- the nthA gene encoding nitrile hydratase subunit alpha has translation MVHTHRPESDIALRVKAIESLLVEKGIVDPATLDTIIDAYEHRIGPHNGARIVAKAWVDPDYKQRLLTDGTSAIAELNLTGFSSEHMIVVENTPQVHNLIVCTLCSCYPWAILGLPPTWYKSFAYRSRAVIEPRKVLQEFGLDIPDDVEIRVWDSNADLRYLVLPERPAGTEGLSEAALAGLVTRNAMIGTAQVQPPEPPSTLAA, from the coding sequence AAGCGATTGAGTCATTGCTCGTCGAAAAAGGCATCGTCGATCCGGCTACGCTTGATACGATCATTGATGCCTATGAGCATCGAATCGGCCCGCATAACGGGGCTCGTATTGTGGCCAAAGCCTGGGTCGACCCTGACTATAAGCAGCGGTTGCTAACCGACGGTACGAGTGCGATCGCGGAACTCAACCTCACCGGGTTCTCTAGCGAGCACATGATCGTGGTGGAAAATACGCCTCAAGTCCATAATTTGATTGTTTGTACCCTCTGTTCCTGCTATCCCTGGGCCATTTTGGGTTTACCCCCCACCTGGTATAAGTCCTTTGCCTACCGATCGCGGGCCGTCATCGAACCGCGCAAGGTCCTGCAAGAATTTGGGTTAGACATTCCCGATGACGTCGAAATTCGAGTGTGGGACAGCAATGCCGACTTGCGATACCTGGTCCTGCCAGAACGACCGGCGGGAACCGAGGGACTGTCCGAAGCGGCTTTAGCTGGTTTAGTGACCCGCAACGCCATGATTGGCACAGCGCAGGTTCAGCCTCCCGAGCCACCTTCCACCCTTGCAGCTTAG
- a CDS encoding SDR family oxidoreductase, with protein MTITPNQIPPQSQKRTPALESEMTPKPKYDNPDYKGSDKLKDKVALITGADSGIGRSVAVHYAKEGADVAVVYLDEHDDAQETKRAVENYGRRCILLPGDIRNDSFCHEAVRKTVDEFGRLDILVNNAAVQFLEPSLDDVDAAQLGDIFATNVFAMFYFTQAAVPHMRPGSSVINTTSINAYKGNAKLLSYSTTKGAILAFTRSLAEPMLEKGIRVNGVAPGPIWTPFIPDAFPKEVVEGFGKQVPMQRPGQPMEIAPSFVFLASGDASYITGQVLHPNGGVVVGA; from the coding sequence ATGACAATTACCCCCAACCAAATTCCCCCTCAGAGTCAAAAGCGGACACCGGCTTTGGAATCCGAAATGACGCCTAAGCCCAAGTACGACAACCCTGATTACAAAGGGAGCGACAAACTCAAAGATAAGGTCGCTTTAATTACGGGCGCTGACAGTGGTATTGGTCGATCTGTCGCGGTCCATTACGCCAAAGAAGGGGCGGACGTTGCGGTTGTATACCTTGACGAGCACGACGATGCCCAGGAAACCAAAAGAGCAGTCGAAAACTATGGTCGACGCTGTATTTTGCTGCCGGGTGATATTCGCAACGACAGCTTTTGTCATGAAGCTGTACGCAAAACTGTGGATGAATTTGGACGTCTCGATATTCTCGTCAATAATGCTGCAGTGCAGTTTTTAGAACCATCTTTGGATGATGTGGACGCTGCGCAGTTAGGCGACATTTTTGCGACTAATGTGTTTGCAATGTTTTACTTCACTCAGGCCGCTGTTCCTCACATGCGACCGGGCAGTTCTGTGATCAACACCACTTCAATCAACGCCTACAAAGGCAACGCCAAATTATTGAGTTATTCCACGACCAAAGGCGCAATTTTGGCCTTTACCCGCTCCCTTGCTGAACCCATGCTAGAAAAAGGGATTCGGGTAAACGGCGTCGCTCCTGGCCCCATCTGGACGCCCTTTATTCCCGATGCCTTTCCGAAAGAAGTAGTCGAAGGTTTTGGCAAACAAGTGCCCATGCAGCGCCCTGGCCAACCCATGGAAATTGCCCCCAGCTTTGTATTTCTAGCTTCCGGTGATGCGTCCTACATTACGGGGCAAGTGCTGCACCCTAATGGTGGAGTCGTTGTGGGGGCTTAG
- a CDS encoding SH3-like domain-containing protein has product MAIETSNECMSVAQAQALLQQGVDCRGVGDHPPRFQTGDKVRAKVIHPITYTRLPRYVRGKIGTVTKVHGVYVFPDTVGQRLETKPQYVYSVRFAAQELWGPEAAAQDGLYLDLFDDHLDAT; this is encoded by the coding sequence ATGGCGATTGAAACCAGTAATGAATGTATGAGTGTTGCCCAAGCTCAAGCCCTTCTGCAGCAGGGCGTTGACTGTCGTGGCGTCGGCGACCATCCGCCTCGGTTTCAGACAGGGGATAAAGTCCGAGCGAAGGTCATCCATCCCATCACCTATACTCGCTTACCCCGCTATGTGCGCGGGAAAATTGGCACTGTCACTAAGGTGCATGGAGTTTATGTCTTTCCAGACACGGTAGGCCAGCGGCTGGAAACCAAACCTCAATACGTTTACAGCGTGCGCTTTGCGGCGCAGGAACTTTGGGGACCAGAAGCCGCGGCCCAGGATGGCCTCTATCTCGACCTGTTTGACGATCATTTAGACGCGACCTAA
- a CDS encoding DUF4278 domain-containing protein: protein MRLSFLGQSYEASTPAIEATEMSETATFLGKPYARKQYNVSQRQQPAAELTYRGVRYTA, encoded by the coding sequence ATGAGACTTTCCTTCCTCGGCCAATCCTACGAAGCTTCCACTCCTGCGATCGAAGCCACCGAAATGAGTGAAACTGCCACCTTCCTCGGCAAACCTTACGCCCGGAAACAGTACAACGTCAGCCAGCGTCAACAACCGGCTGCCGAACTGACTTATCGCGGCGTGCGCTACACCGCTTAA
- a CDS encoding SH3-like domain-containing protein, translating to MNGPHDMGGMHGMGPIPIEPDEPVFHTEWEAKVFAMSFATFCHFFPVDETRHASERMPPGDYLSSAYYERWLYALELLITEHNLVTPAEIEQRMAELAQGE from the coding sequence ATGAACGGTCCCCACGACATGGGTGGCATGCACGGCATGGGCCCGATTCCCATCGAACCGGATGAACCTGTCTTTCATACAGAATGGGAAGCGAAGGTCTTTGCCATGAGCTTTGCCACCTTTTGCCATTTTTTTCCAGTCGATGAAACCCGCCATGCCTCAGAACGGATGCCACCCGGAGACTATCTCAGTTCTGCCTACTACGAGCGGTGGCTCTATGCCTTGGAACTCTTGATTACTGAACACAACCTGGTCACCCCCGCAGAAATTGAGCAACGGATGGCTGAGCTGGCACAAGGAGAGTAG